A stretch of the Archangium violaceum genome encodes the following:
- a CDS encoding DUF6068 family protein, producing the protein MQMRHSPLSIAALLGAALSLLPGCESMKSSGPSPSDTQTQKDAPVQTQDAWQRARVGDRVTYSFSAKQGPDPRGGTARTLNGQVTLEVEAVQQPWVWVRVTFSDEAGKPLAQTRLAQDQLIPVRTDVTRPLDVPHAGEATAESPTTAGRTWEAMRYVSDQRPVDGPLRTRVYANEPGPLYLTQGLLESNTESAGFHVPGGIQVSLREFREGSGTNAAVPALDRPLGPGAYYDRRVDMGPSPAVHRVCFSAERGFLLRTEGPIDTNAAPCSDFSQAEPERLEEVLLGLPFEALSAGDWPPTAAASGTRGTFTVEERAVPAITVQRTETSDGIQRVYSETVAADPWGPVLSGLPYEARFRTLSEGTERVLPDGKREPEGSSRLVRWGTWLGGQK; encoded by the coding sequence ATGCAAATGCGCCACTCCCCTCTTTCCATCGCCGCGCTGCTGGGCGCGGCACTGTCCCTCCTCCCGGGCTGCGAGAGCATGAAGTCGAGCGGCCCCTCCCCTTCCGACACCCAGACCCAGAAGGACGCCCCCGTGCAGACACAGGACGCCTGGCAGCGCGCCCGCGTGGGCGACCGGGTCACCTACTCGTTCTCCGCCAAACAGGGCCCGGATCCCCGCGGCGGCACCGCGCGAACGCTCAACGGGCAGGTGACGCTGGAAGTGGAGGCCGTGCAGCAGCCCTGGGTCTGGGTGCGCGTGACCTTCTCCGATGAAGCCGGCAAGCCCCTCGCGCAGACGCGGCTCGCGCAGGATCAACTCATCCCCGTGCGCACGGACGTGACGCGCCCGCTCGACGTGCCCCACGCGGGCGAGGCCACCGCCGAGAGCCCCACCACCGCCGGCCGCACCTGGGAGGCCATGCGCTACGTGAGCGACCAGCGCCCCGTGGATGGCCCCCTGCGCACGCGCGTGTACGCCAACGAGCCGGGCCCGCTCTACCTCACCCAGGGCCTGCTCGAGTCGAACACCGAGTCCGCCGGCTTCCACGTGCCGGGCGGCATCCAGGTCTCGCTGCGCGAGTTCCGCGAGGGCTCGGGAACCAACGCCGCCGTGCCCGCGCTGGACAGGCCGCTGGGCCCCGGCGCGTACTACGACCGGCGCGTGGACATGGGCCCCTCGCCCGCCGTGCATCGCGTGTGCTTCTCCGCCGAGCGCGGCTTCCTCCTGCGCACCGAGGGTCCCATCGACACCAACGCGGCCCCCTGCTCCGACTTCTCCCAGGCCGAGCCGGAGCGCCTCGAGGAGGTGCTGCTGGGCCTGCCCTTCGAGGCGCTGAGTGCCGGTGACTGGCCTCCCACGGCCGCCGCGTCCGGCACCCGCGGCACCTTCACGGTGGAGGAGCGCGCGGTGCCCGCCATCACCGTGCAGCGCACCGAGACCTCGGATGGCATCCAGCGCGTCTACTCGGAGACGGTCGCGGCCGATCCCTGGGGGCCGGTGCTCTCGGGCCTGCCCTACGAAGCGCGCTTCCGGACGCTCAGCGAGGGCACCGAGCGCGTGCTCCCGGACGGCAAGCGCGAGCCCGAGGGCAGCTCCCGCCTCGTCCGGTGGGGCACCTGGCTCGGGGGTCAGAAGTAA
- a CDS encoding rhomboid family intramembrane serine protease: MIPLSDDNPTLRTPIVTYLLLGAIGATWVFIQGAGLDPLSLVSSVCNLGLVPGELTGRAPVGLPVPLGDGLACVVDQEPINRLTPLTSMFLHGSWGHILGNCLFFWVFGNNVEDSMGRLRFLVFYVVCGLAAAAAQVAVDPSSPIPMVGASGAISGVMGAYLILYPRVRVNMLFIIIIIIRIIPLPAWVVLLYWFGLQVITGLPQLNQLSAEGGGGVAVWAHVGGFVAGLVLVKLFENRNLTSQRSRWRHRLHPDHP; this comes from the coding sequence ATGATTCCTCTCAGTGATGACAACCCCACACTCCGCACGCCGATCGTCACCTATCTGCTGCTCGGTGCCATCGGAGCCACCTGGGTCTTCATCCAGGGTGCCGGCCTCGACCCCCTGAGCCTCGTCTCCAGCGTGTGCAACCTCGGGCTCGTCCCGGGCGAGCTCACCGGACGGGCCCCGGTGGGACTGCCGGTGCCACTCGGAGACGGGCTGGCGTGCGTGGTCGATCAGGAGCCCATCAACCGCCTCACGCCCCTCACCTCCATGTTCCTCCACGGGAGCTGGGGCCACATCCTGGGCAACTGCCTCTTCTTCTGGGTCTTCGGCAACAACGTCGAGGACAGCATGGGCCGGCTGCGCTTCCTCGTCTTCTACGTGGTGTGTGGCCTGGCGGCGGCGGCGGCCCAGGTGGCGGTGGACCCCTCCTCGCCCATTCCCATGGTCGGGGCCTCGGGCGCCATCTCCGGGGTGATGGGGGCCTACCTCATCCTCTACCCGCGCGTGCGGGTGAACATGCTCTTCATCATCATCATCATCATCCGCATCATCCCCCTGCCCGCCTGGGTGGTGTTGCTCTACTGGTTCGGCCTCCAGGTCATCACCGGCCTGCCCCAGCTCAATCAGCTCAGCGCCGAGGGCGGCGGCGGGGTGGCCGTCTGGGCCCACGTGGGCGGCTTCGTCGCGGGGCTCGTGCTGGTGAAGCTCTTCGAGAACCGGAACCTCACCTCCCAACGCTCCAGGTGGAGGCACCGGCTCCACCCGGACCATCCGTGA
- a CDS encoding organic hydroperoxide resistance protein → MAPISIQPLYTATATSHGGRNGRVRSDNGTIDMALTMPKALGGPETPGSTNPEQLFAAGYSACFEGALRLVAGQMKKQIKDAHITAKATIGKTPTGGFGLAVELHGKLEGVSQAEAEELMHAAHKVCPYSLATQGNIEVKLSSEVA, encoded by the coding sequence ATGGCCCCCATCTCCATCCAGCCGCTCTACACCGCCACCGCCACCTCGCACGGGGGCCGCAACGGCCGCGTCCGCTCCGACAACGGGACGATCGACATGGCGCTCACCATGCCCAAGGCCCTGGGCGGTCCGGAGACCCCGGGCTCCACCAACCCCGAGCAGCTCTTCGCCGCGGGCTATTCGGCGTGCTTCGAGGGCGCGCTGCGCCTGGTGGCCGGGCAGATGAAGAAGCAGATCAAGGACGCCCACATCACGGCCAAGGCCACCATCGGGAAGACGCCGACGGGCGGCTTCGGCCTGGCGGTGGAGCTCCACGGCAAGCTCGAGGGCGTGTCTCAGGCCGAGGCCGAGGAGCTGATGCACGCCGCGCACAAGGTGTGCCCGTACTCGCTGGCCACCCAGGGCAACATCGAGGTGAAGCTCTCGTCCGAAGTGGCCTGA
- a CDS encoding amidohydrolase, whose protein sequence is MHGLKSLLGAVLLVVCAAGCARRAAETQQAPSSTTTVYVARRVRTLDAERPIAEALSVRAGKVLAVGTRDEVLAASGADARVVELGDVTVVPGLTDAHGHLAGLGQSLAGVQLEGTASREEILARVTAAPATAMQGDWLIGRGWDQNDWPEKSFPGRAELDAKLPKTPVVLERVDGHALWVNGEALRRAKISKDTPDPAGGRILRGPDGEPTGVLVDNAMDLVLAVVPPPTDAQLEARLAAALARCAEVGLTGAHDAGMDLRTFRLLQRWDKEGTLPLRVYAMADGQGPDHAAYLREGPFQGRMLTLRSVKLMLDGALGSRGAALHEPYSDEPGHRGLLLLKPEEYEARVKAFMSRGFQVATHAIGDRANTLVLETLLRESEATGTRHLRHRVEHAQIMRLEDIQRMGQGGLVASMQPTHATSDMPWAERRVGPERIQGAYAWRKLKESGAPLALGSDFPVERPDVVLGLYAARTRQDAEGQPASGWYPEQRLSGEEALEGFTVGAAYAAFAENERGRLKPGMDADFVAFSVDPVDAPPAELLKAQVKLTVVAGAEVYRAP, encoded by the coding sequence ATGCACGGGTTGAAATCCCTCCTTGGCGCGGTGCTCCTCGTCGTGTGCGCGGCCGGTTGTGCCCGGCGAGCAGCCGAGACACAGCAGGCTCCTTCTTCCACCACCACCGTGTATGTCGCGCGGCGCGTGCGGACGCTCGATGCGGAGCGGCCGATCGCCGAAGCACTCTCCGTGCGCGCGGGGAAGGTGCTCGCGGTGGGCACCCGGGACGAGGTGCTCGCCGCGTCGGGAGCGGACGCGCGGGTGGTGGAGCTGGGAGACGTGACGGTGGTGCCCGGCCTCACCGACGCGCACGGACACCTGGCGGGGCTCGGCCAGAGCCTCGCCGGAGTGCAGCTGGAGGGCACGGCCTCGCGTGAGGAGATCCTCGCGCGAGTGACCGCCGCGCCCGCCACGGCGATGCAGGGTGACTGGCTGATCGGCCGGGGGTGGGATCAGAACGATTGGCCGGAGAAGAGCTTCCCTGGCCGGGCCGAGCTGGACGCGAAGCTGCCGAAGACGCCGGTGGTGCTCGAGCGCGTGGACGGCCATGCGCTGTGGGTGAACGGCGAGGCGCTCCGGCGCGCGAAGATCTCGAAGGACACACCGGACCCGGCGGGAGGCCGCATCCTGCGCGGCCCGGACGGAGAGCCCACGGGCGTGCTCGTGGACAACGCGATGGACCTGGTGCTCGCGGTGGTGCCGCCCCCCACGGACGCCCAGTTGGAGGCGCGGCTCGCCGCGGCGCTCGCGCGCTGCGCGGAGGTGGGGCTGACGGGAGCACACGACGCGGGCATGGACCTGCGCACCTTCCGGCTGCTGCAGCGCTGGGACAAGGAAGGCACGCTGCCGCTGCGCGTCTACGCGATGGCGGATGGCCAGGGACCGGACCACGCGGCATACCTGCGCGAGGGCCCCTTCCAGGGACGGATGCTGACGCTGCGGTCGGTGAAGCTGATGCTGGACGGAGCGCTGGGGAGCCGGGGCGCGGCGCTGCACGAGCCCTACAGTGACGAGCCGGGCCACCGCGGGCTGCTGTTGCTGAAGCCCGAGGAGTACGAGGCGCGGGTGAAGGCCTTCATGTCGCGCGGCTTCCAGGTGGCCACGCACGCGATTGGAGACCGGGCGAACACGCTGGTGCTGGAGACGCTGCTGCGCGAGTCCGAGGCCACGGGGACGCGCCACCTGCGGCACCGGGTGGAGCACGCGCAGATCATGCGGCTGGAGGACATCCAGCGGATGGGCCAGGGCGGACTGGTGGCGAGCATGCAGCCCACGCACGCGACGAGCGACATGCCGTGGGCGGAGAGGCGCGTGGGCCCCGAGCGCATCCAGGGCGCGTACGCGTGGCGGAAGCTGAAGGAGTCGGGGGCGCCGCTGGCGCTCGGCAGCGACTTCCCGGTGGAGCGGCCGGACGTGGTGCTGGGGCTGTACGCGGCGCGCACGCGGCAGGACGCGGAGGGCCAGCCCGCGAGCGGGTGGTACCCCGAGCAGCGGCTGAGCGGCGAGGAGGCGCTGGAGGGCTTCACGGTGGGGGCGGCCTACGCGGCGTTCGCGGAGAACGAGCGGGGGCGGCTGAAGCCGGGCATGGACGCGGACTTCGTGGCGTTCTCGGTGGACCCGGTGGACGCGCCGCCGGCGGAGCTCCTGAAGGCCCAGGTGAAGCTCACGGTGGTGGCGGGCGCCGAGGTCTACCGGGCCCCGTAA
- a CDS encoding BlaI/MecI/CopY family transcriptional regulator, translating into MKKPVGDQELAVLRWVAEHGPATVGEVAEKFGEPQGLARSTILTVMERLRSKGHLTRNKVEGVYQYSSSVPLAELLRGVVGDFVQKSLAGSLSPFATWLSQADEVSDEELRQLEEAVARLKSKKEGEE; encoded by the coding sequence ATGAAGAAGCCGGTGGGAGACCAGGAGTTGGCGGTGCTGCGCTGGGTGGCGGAGCACGGCCCGGCCACCGTGGGAGAGGTGGCGGAGAAGTTCGGTGAGCCGCAGGGGCTGGCGCGCTCCACCATCCTCACGGTGATGGAGCGGCTGCGGAGCAAGGGACACCTCACCCGGAACAAGGTGGAGGGCGTCTACCAGTACAGCTCGAGCGTGCCGCTGGCGGAGCTGCTGCGCGGCGTGGTGGGGGACTTCGTGCAGAAGTCCCTGGCGGGCTCGCTGTCCCCCTTCGCCACGTGGCTGTCCCAGGCCGACGAGGTCAGCGACGAGGAGCTGCGCCAGCTGGAAGAGGCCGTCGCCCGGCTCAAGTCGAAGAAGGAGGGGGAGGAATGA
- a CDS encoding alpha/beta fold hydrolase, with translation MTAITPLLIPLPGLRVQALEAGPSDGPLVLLLHGFPELSESWREVLPRLAEAGFRAVAPDLRGYGGTDRPRKGYDTGTLANDVVQMARYLQPDRPVYLVGHDWGGAIAYHVAAHHPEVVDRLAIINAPHPLVMARELWKPGQLVRSWYMFFFQIPYLPERLLSARGGALVPRVLRGAMVDPSRVPPGRLAEYEANFSSREAARAAIDYYRQAFRRNLSPRGLRESRNFPRIRAPFLLIWGEQDIALRKSLTKGLEPYFEQRPVVHYLPEEGHFVPLEAPEKVAALLLEHFSAERPVEEEWASREDMHAGEPRPPA, from the coding sequence ATGACCGCCATTACTCCGCTCTTGATTCCGCTGCCCGGCCTGCGCGTGCAGGCGCTGGAGGCCGGCCCCTCCGATGGGCCGCTGGTGCTCCTGCTCCACGGTTTCCCCGAGCTGTCCGAGAGCTGGCGCGAGGTGCTGCCCCGGCTGGCCGAGGCGGGCTTCCGCGCGGTGGCGCCGGACCTGCGGGGCTATGGCGGCACGGACCGGCCCAGGAAGGGCTATGACACCGGTACGCTGGCCAACGATGTCGTCCAGATGGCGCGCTACCTCCAGCCGGACCGGCCCGTGTACCTCGTGGGCCACGACTGGGGCGGGGCCATCGCCTACCACGTGGCCGCCCACCACCCGGAGGTGGTGGACCGTCTGGCCATCATCAACGCCCCGCATCCGTTGGTGATGGCGCGGGAACTCTGGAAGCCCGGGCAGCTCGTGCGCTCCTGGTACATGTTCTTCTTCCAGATTCCGTACCTGCCCGAGCGCCTGCTCTCCGCGCGAGGGGGCGCGCTGGTGCCGCGCGTGCTGCGCGGGGCGATGGTGGACCCGTCGCGCGTGCCCCCGGGGCGTCTGGCGGAGTACGAGGCCAACTTCTCGAGCCGGGAGGCGGCGCGCGCGGCCATCGACTACTACCGCCAGGCGTTCCGCCGCAACCTCTCTCCCAGGGGGCTGCGCGAGTCGAGGAACTTCCCGCGCATCCGCGCGCCCTTCCTGCTCATCTGGGGCGAGCAGGACATCGCCCTGCGCAAGTCGCTCACGAAGGGGTTGGAGCCGTACTTCGAACAGCGGCCCGTCGTGCACTACCTGCCCGAGGAGGGCCACTTCGTGCCGTTGGAGGCCCCGGAGAAGGTGGCGGCGCTGCTCCTCGAGCACTTCTCCGCGGAGCGTCCCGTGGAGGAGGAGTGGGCCTCGCGAGAGGACATGCACGCAGGGGAGCCGCGGCCCCCGGCGTGA
- a CDS encoding YkgJ family cysteine cluster protein, producing the protein MRDGLIRRAIKRLALIRYTIDLSLTRLVLRAQGEPRYRLTGACNGCGRCCETPVIAVSRPVFHLRSLRWLTLTWHRLVNGFEYVSEDRRHKLFVFRCTHYDPVTKQCDSYDSRPGMCRDYPRNLAYSALPEFLPECGYSAVYKKGEQLRQALEKANLPPEKYEELVRKLYLEE; encoded by the coding sequence ATGAGGGATGGGCTCATCCGCCGGGCCATCAAACGGCTCGCGTTGATCCGCTACACCATCGACCTCTCCCTGACGCGCCTGGTGCTGCGCGCCCAGGGCGAGCCGCGCTACCGCCTCACCGGGGCCTGCAATGGCTGTGGCCGCTGCTGCGAGACGCCCGTCATCGCCGTGAGCCGGCCCGTGTTCCACCTGCGCTCGCTGCGCTGGCTCACGCTCACCTGGCACCGGCTCGTGAACGGCTTCGAGTACGTGAGCGAGGACCGCCGGCACAAGCTCTTCGTCTTCCGCTGCACGCACTATGATCCGGTGACGAAGCAGTGCGACTCCTACGACAGCCGGCCGGGGATGTGCAGGGACTACCCGCGCAACCTCGCCTACTCGGCGCTGCCGGAGTTCCTCCCCGAGTGCGGCTATTCGGCCGTGTACAAGAAGGGCGAGCAGCTCCGGCAGGCGTTGGAGAAGGCCAACCTCCCGCCGGAGAAATACGAGGAACTGGTGCGCAAGCTCTACCTCGAGGAGTGA
- a CDS encoding M56 family metallopeptidase: MSALEPHAVMELGPGVLRALWQVTWQGALWALAVWALTRALPRLPASVRTTLWWLVGLKCLVGLCAPVAVRLPLLPAPEARVAVVEEVAPAPALAQVGAGERKRGDGPTPGVHAREHAGMRRGWTALVWGALLVWLGGIAWQGRELMRGLAQLRRIRREARPLEDASLHQAAAALGRELGLSRVPRLLVSEHAPSPLALGPLRPEVILPRKALETLSPLEQRMALAHELAHVRRGDLWLGWVPALAQAALFFHPLVRRACREYALAREEACDAAALQATGAAPREYGRLLLIFGVARAPAAAAASGASSHLAALKRRIAMLEHAGTESKHRRWTRWTLGGLALVAIIPFQVVARETPATPPAPPPAAQAPATAARPAEPVKPLVPPAALPALKAPAPAPRVAAAQPAAPAKPPAPPSVIHENEDGRYSYVLLRSEGDAMMSGSTHDLKVARNLAGNGKLPLLYTRRDDGQEFIIRDAATLRAFDDTFKAVRELGAKQNELGEKMGELGGKMGELGGKMGEFGSKMGELGTKRGELGRKQAQLSLKESLLDMEEGEETPDIKRQREQLKREQQELEKQMDELDKQIEPLEQQMEALGDEMEKYSEPMEDFGEEMEKLSEGMEARSQETEKKAQTLLDDAVSKGLAEPVKR; the protein is encoded by the coding sequence ATGAGCGCCCTGGAACCGCACGCGGTGATGGAGCTCGGGCCCGGTGTCCTGCGGGCGCTCTGGCAGGTGACGTGGCAGGGAGCGCTCTGGGCATTGGCCGTGTGGGCGCTCACGCGCGCGCTGCCGAGGCTGCCCGCGTCCGTGCGCACCACGCTGTGGTGGCTGGTGGGGCTCAAGTGTCTGGTGGGCCTGTGCGCGCCCGTCGCGGTGCGCCTGCCGCTGCTGCCCGCGCCCGAGGCTCGCGTGGCCGTCGTGGAGGAGGTGGCCCCGGCGCCGGCTCTCGCGCAGGTGGGGGCGGGCGAGAGGAAGCGCGGTGATGGGCCCACGCCCGGGGTGCACGCGAGGGAACACGCCGGAATGCGCAGGGGCTGGACGGCGCTCGTCTGGGGGGCGTTGCTCGTGTGGCTCGGGGGCATCGCGTGGCAGGGGCGGGAGCTGATGCGGGGGCTCGCGCAGCTGCGCCGCATCCGGCGCGAGGCCCGGCCGCTGGAGGACGCCTCGCTCCACCAGGCCGCGGCGGCACTCGGGCGGGAGCTGGGCCTCTCTCGAGTCCCCCGGCTGCTCGTCTCCGAGCATGCGCCGAGCCCGCTCGCGCTCGGCCCGCTGCGCCCCGAGGTCATCCTGCCGCGCAAGGCCCTGGAGACGCTGTCCCCCCTGGAGCAGCGCATGGCGCTGGCGCACGAGCTCGCCCACGTGCGGCGCGGGGACCTGTGGCTCGGCTGGGTGCCAGCGCTCGCGCAGGCGGCGCTCTTCTTCCATCCGCTCGTGCGGAGGGCGTGCCGTGAGTACGCGCTCGCCCGAGAGGAGGCCTGTGACGCCGCCGCGCTCCAGGCCACCGGTGCCGCGCCCCGCGAGTACGGGCGGCTCCTGCTCATCTTCGGTGTCGCCCGCGCTCCGGCTGCCGCGGCGGCGTCCGGTGCATCGTCACACCTCGCAGCCCTCAAACGGAGGATCGCCATGCTGGAACATGCTGGGACCGAATCGAAGCACCGCCGCTGGACGCGCTGGACCCTGGGAGGCCTCGCCCTGGTGGCGATCATCCCCTTCCAGGTGGTGGCCCGCGAGACGCCCGCCACTCCACCCGCGCCGCCCCCCGCCGCCCAGGCGCCCGCCACGGCCGCGCGTCCCGCCGAGCCCGTGAAGCCCCTGGTGCCCCCCGCCGCCCTGCCCGCCCTGAAGGCCCCGGCCCCCGCGCCCCGCGTCGCCGCCGCGCAGCCCGCCGCCCCGGCGAAGCCTCCCGCGCCTCCGAGCGTGATCCATGAAAACGAAGACGGCAGGTACTCCTACGTCCTCCTCCGGTCCGAGGGCGACGCGATGATGTCCGGCTCGACGCACGACCTGAAGGTGGCCCGCAACCTCGCGGGCAACGGGAAGCTGCCCCTGCTCTACACGCGCCGCGATGATGGTCAGGAGTTCATCATCCGCGATGCGGCGACGCTGCGCGCCTTCGATGACACCTTCAAGGCCGTGAGGGAGCTCGGCGCGAAGCAGAACGAGCTCGGCGAGAAGATGGGCGAGCTCGGCGGGAAGATGGGCGAGCTCGGCGGGAAGATGGGCGAGTTTGGCTCGAAGATGGGGGAGCTCGGCACGAAGCGTGGCGAGCTGGGACGGAAGCAGGCCCAGCTCTCCCTCAAGGAGAGCCTCCTGGACATGGAAGAGGGGGAGGAGACCCCGGACATCAAGCGCCAGCGAGAGCAGCTCAAGCGCGAGCAGCAGGAGCTCGAGAAGCAAATGGATGAGCTCGATAAGCAGATAGAGCCCCTCGAGCAGCAGATGGAGGCGCTCGGCGACGAGATGGAGAAGTACAGCGAGCCGATGGAGGACTTCGGCGAGGAGATGGAGAAGCTCAGCGAGGGAATGGAGGCACGAAGCCAGGAGACCGAGAAGAAGGCCCAGACCTTGCTGGATGACGCGGTGAGCAAGGGACTGGCCGAGCCGGTGAAGCGTTAA